In one Juglans regia cultivar Chandler chromosome 11, Walnut 2.0, whole genome shotgun sequence genomic region, the following are encoded:
- the LOC108984022 gene encoding E3 ubiquitin-protein ligase WAVH1-like produces the protein MVTGWRRAFCTSIPKDRETKVLSEKHHRQQQQQHCENNNVVQSPKLSSKFGFFSSPSTPRLQSQPVSSSSLRCRTTSTTTTPTPTSSVTNSPKLQCKTATTTKNNSPGLFQHSNHLSPKSPSSLSLLKASLRLSKSRCGICLQGVKTGQGTAIFTAECSHTFHFHCISSHIKKHQLLICPVCSATWKDLPVLAFHQTQNPDNSQADNTCDDNCNRAFKVRDVNTKWVKVYNDDEPLMSPTLGARFNPIPESDENEEDENGAVEFQGFFVNSGPSSSPRLDGRATSDHVVRNVEVRLLPDAAVVAVGKSYETYVVVLKVKAPPSPVLKPSRRAPIDLVTVLDVSRSMSGFKLQMMKRAMRLVISSLSTTDRLSIVAFSASSKRLLPLTRMTAKGRRSARKIVEAIGCIGDGTCPNDALVKAAKVLEDRRERNPVASIILLSNGNDERESMSSANRKRSSPAVVSSTRFAHWEIPIHTVGFNDSGAYGHAHPEDAFAKCVGGLLSVVVQDLRFQLGFVSGSAPAEIAAVYSLTGRPASLGSCWARLGDLYAEEERELLVELKRPASSIGSHLLLSVRPSYRDPSTQELVYLKEQTFLVPRPHSVRSSSPNIQRLRNLHVTTRAVAESRRLIEHNNLSGAHHLLSSARALLMQSQSAEEFLRGLEAELAELQRRQQQHQQLQSQRQGGNNGRELSRVEEKPEPLTPTSAWRAAERLAKVAIMRKSMNRVSDLHGFENARF, from the exons ATGGTGACTGGGTGGAGACGAGCGTTCTGCACATCCATCCCCAAAGATAGAGAAACCAAAGTATTATCAGAGAAGCATCATCGTCAGCAACAACAGCAGCATTGCGAGAATAACAACGTCGTCCAAAGTCCAAAACTCAGCTCCAAGTTCGGCTTTTTCTCCAGCCCATCCACGCCTCGGTTGCAGTCTCAACCGGTCTCGAGCTCCAGCCTCCGATGCCgaaccacctccaccaccaccacaccCACACCCACTTCGTCGGTAACCAATAGCCCGAAACTTCAATGCAAAACGGCAACTACCACAAAGAACAACAGCCCCGGATTGTTCCAGCACTCCAATCATCTCTCCCCCAAATCACCCTCCAGCCTCTCACTCCTCAAAGCCAGCTTACGACTCTCCAAa AGTAGATGCGGAATCTGCTTACAGGGCGTGAAGACCGGTCAAGGAACAGCTATTTTCACTGCCGAATGCTCGCACACTTTTCACTTCCATTGCATATCTTCGCACATAAAAAAGCACCAACTTTTGATTTGCCCTGTCTGCAGCGCAACCTGGAAGGATCTTCCTGTACTCGCTTTCCACCAGACCCAGAACCCAGATAATAGCCAAGCAGATAATACTTGTGATGACAACTGTAATAGAGCATTCAAAGTCAGAGATGTCAATACGAAGTGGGTGAAAGTATACAATGACGATGAGCCTTTGATGTCTCCCACTTTGGGTGCTCGGTTCAATCCCATACCGGAATCCGATGAGAACGAAGAGGACGAAAACGGCGCTGTTGAGTTCCAAGGATTTTTTGTAAATTCTGGTCCCTCGTCTTCCCCGAGACTTGATGGAAGAGCGACGAGTGATCACGTAGTCAGAAACGTCGAAGTGAGGTTGTTACCGGATGCCGCGGTAGTGGCCGTCGGTAAAAGCTACGAGACCTACGTCGTCGTTCTGAAGGTCAAAGCCCCACCTTCTCCAGTTCTGAAACCGTCGCGTCGGGCTCCTATTGACTTGGTGACGGTGCTTGATGTGAGTCGGAGCATGAGCGGGTTCAAGTTACAGATGATGAAACGTGCTATGAGATTGGTCATATCTTCGCTCTCTACGACGGACCGTCTCTCGATCGTTGCCTTCTCCGCGAGCTCCAAGCGGTTGTTGCCTCTGACGAGGATGACTGCGAAAGGGCGGAGATCGGCGAGAAAGATCGTCGAGGCTATCGGTTGTATCGGTGACGGAACTTGTCCGAACGATGCGCTCGTGAAGGCCGCTAAAGTACTCGAAGATCGACGGGAGAGGAACCCCGTAGCCAGCATTATTCTTCTATCCAACGGTAACGACGAACGCGAGTCAATGAGCTCTGCCAATCGGAAGCGCTCCTCTCCAGCAGTTGTGTCTTCCACCCGATTCGCTCACTGGGAAATCCCTATCCATACCGTGGGGTTTAACGATAGCGGCGCGTACGGACACGCGCATCCAGAAGACGCATTTGCCAAGTGTGTTGGTGGTCTGTTAAGCGTTGTGGTTCAGGATCTAAGGTTTCAACTCGGGTTCGTTTCCGGGTCGGCACCGGCGGAGATTGCGGCGGTATATTCTTTAACGGGTCGGCCGGCGTCGCTCGGATCCTGTTGGGCACGGCTGGGCGATCTCTACGCCGAGGAAGAGAGGGAACTGCTCGTGGAATTGAAAAGACCGGCTTCTTCCATCGGGTCCCACCTCCTGCTGTCCGTACGACCCTCTTACAGAGACCCTTCGACCCAAGAGCTCGTGTATTTGAAAGAACAGACGTTCCTCGTCCCGCGTCCCCACTCCGTCCGATCCTCGTCTCCCAACATCCAACGGCTGAGAAATCTCCACGTCACCACTCGCGCCGTGGCCGAGTCTCGGCGGTTGATCGAGCACAACAATCTCTCCGGAGCCCACCACTTGCTGTCCTCGGCTCGAGCCTTGCTGATGCAGTCCCAGTCGGCCGAGGAGTTCTTGCGCGGCTTGGAAGCGGAGCTAGCCGAGCTTCAGAGGCGGCAGCAGCAACATCAGCAGCTGCAGAGCCAAAGACAGGGAGGAAACAACGGACGGGAACTCAGTCGAGTGGAAGAGAAGCCGGAGCCGCTTACGCCGACTTCGGCTTGGAGAGCGGCCGAGAGATTGGCTAAAGTGGCGATTATGAGGAAGTCAATGAACAGAGT